From Syntrophaceae bacterium, one genomic window encodes:
- a CDS encoding cysteine desulfurase, giving the protein MEPVYLDHSATTPVDAEVLAAMMRYFANVFGNPSSIHRFGREARSAVDEAREKVARLLGADPDEIVFTGGGTEADNLAILGTAWAREQGKNHIVTSSIEHPAVLNACRFLEGRGFRVTCVPVDGHGLVDPDDVRKALTDQTFLVSVMHGNNETGAIEPVAAIGALARERGILLHTDAVQTAGKIPYEVSDLAVDLLSIAGHKIHAPKGVGALYVRKGTPLKAVQFGGHQEAERRAGTENVPAIVGLGKACEIAFRDMAVHLDRLGALRDRLERALLDAVEDVRVNTHPVHRLPHILNVSFRGIKGDELVRELDGRGIAVSAGAACGAGTVKISHVIEALGVPREWATGTVRFSLGKGNTGEEIGRASAAVIESVDKLRRIAELESTLGGRGCR; this is encoded by the coding sequence ATGGAACCCGTCTACCTGGACCACAGCGCCACCACTCCCGTCGATGCGGAAGTGCTGGCAGCGATGATGCGATACTTTGCCAATGTTTTCGGCAACCCCTCCAGCATCCACCGGTTCGGCCGGGAGGCCCGGAGCGCCGTGGATGAGGCCCGGGAGAAGGTGGCCCGCCTTCTGGGCGCCGACCCCGATGAGATCGTTTTCACCGGCGGGGGAACCGAGGCGGACAATCTCGCCATCCTGGGGACGGCGTGGGCGAGGGAGCAGGGAAAGAACCACATCGTTACCTCTTCCATCGAGCATCCGGCCGTCCTGAACGCCTGCCGCTTTCTCGAGGGGCGGGGATTCCGGGTGACCTGCGTGCCCGTAGACGGCCACGGCCTCGTTGACCCGGATGACGTCCGGAAGGCCCTGACGGATCAAACCTTCCTCGTTTCCGTCATGCACGGGAACAACGAGACCGGCGCCATCGAGCCCGTCGCCGCCATCGGCGCCCTGGCCCGGGAGCGGGGCATTCTCCTGCATACCGACGCCGTCCAGACGGCTGGGAAGATTCCCTACGAGGTGTCCGACCTGGCGGTGGATCTCCTCTCCATTGCGGGGCACAAGATCCATGCCCCGAAGGGAGTCGGGGCCCTCTATGTCCGAAAGGGCACCCCGCTGAAGGCGGTTCAGTTCGGCGGTCATCAGGAGGCGGAGCGCCGGGCGGGGACGGAGAATGTCCCGGCCATCGTAGGCCTCGGGAAGGCCTGCGAGATCGCCTTCCGGGACATGGCCGTTCATCTGGACCGCCTCGGGGCCCTGCGGGACCGGCTGGAGCGGGCGCTCCTGGATGCCGTGGAGGATGTCCGCGTCAACACCCACCCGGTGCATCGCCTGCCTCACATCCTCAATGTCTCCTTCCGGGGGATCAAGGGGGACGAACTGGTCCGGGAGCTGGACGGCCGGGGAATCGCCGTCTCCGCGGGAGCCGCCTGCGGCGCCGGGACGGTGAAGATCTCCCACGTCATCGAGGCCCTCGGGGTCCCGCGGGAGTGGGCGACGGGGACGGTCCGGTTCAGCCTGGGAAAGGGCAACACAGGGGAAGAGATCGGCCGCGCCTCCGCAGCCGTCATCGAGAGCGTCGACAAACTGCGCCGGATCGCCGAGCTGGAATCGACCCTCGGCGGCCGGGGCTGCCGATAG
- a CDS encoding lipoprotein, whose amino-acid sequence MVKKGILFIKIIVILVAVALVSGCSLSLVVKDPILSSIN is encoded by the coding sequence ATGGTGAAAAAAGGAATACTATTTATCAAGATCATCGTCATTCTCGTTGCTGTAGCACTCGTCAGTGGATGCAGTCTTAGTTTAGTAGTCAAGGATCCCATTCTCTCATCCATCAACTAA
- a CDS encoding HEAT repeat domain-containing protein, whose amino-acid sequence MGYFAKNLEKELNNRSIPVKCIVGKTDAARITLEILKYQIVNTRATGFSPWESVHLFSGVLINNDQKIPIKAYFYNGKVPVWSMDEIEEPCFNTPISVIIKEVASKINREVFKFSIPDEKVEQLKSEIKTELEKKNSETFWKVLELGYTNNTKAMPSLKEYAQSDQDQFFRSCALTAIGTLGAAGEFAFLREQFRVGNFNDRYMAAKAIGDIGTPEAIKALQEMKKDDSYGREIGLRYCVDFYVQ is encoded by the coding sequence GTGGGATATTTTGCCAAGAACCTGGAAAAAGAATTGAATAATCGTTCCATTCCCGTGAAGTGCATTGTGGGGAAGACAGATGCAGCAAGGATAACCTTGGAGATCCTCAAATATCAGATCGTCAACACGCGGGCCACCGGCTTTTCACCATGGGAATCCGTCCATTTGTTCAGCGGCGTGCTCATTAACAATGACCAGAAAATACCCATCAAGGCATACTTTTACAATGGAAAGGTTCCCGTTTGGAGCATGGACGAGATCGAGGAACCCTGTTTCAATACGCCAATATCTGTCATCATTAAAGAAGTCGCCTCAAAGATTAATCGAGAGGTTTTCAAGTTCTCCATCCCTGACGAGAAGGTGGAGCAGTTGAAAAGCGAAATCAAAACTGAACTTGAAAAAAAGAATAGCGAAACATTCTGGAAAGTTCTTGAGTTAGGCTATACCAACAATACAAAGGCTATGCCGTCGCTTAAGGAATATGCACAATCGGATCAGGATCAGTTTTTCAGGTCCTGTGCCTTGACGGCTATCGGTACCCTCGGTGCGGCGGGTGAATTTGCATTCCTGAGGGAACAATTCCGCGTGGGTAATTTCAATGACCGCTATATGGCAGCCAAGGCGATCGGCGACATCGGCACCCCAGAAGCAATAAAAGCACTCCAGGAGATGAAGAAGGACGATTCTTACGGTCGTGAAATTGGTTTGAGATATTGTGTCGATTTTTATGTGCAGTAG
- a CDS encoding Nramp family divalent metal transporter, with product MWKRLRNLFRRDLHRPRLGALEILKYIGPGLLVTVGFIDPGNWASNVAAGATYGYTLLWMVTLSTGMLILLQHNAAHLGIATGLCLSEAATAHLKPALSRGVLATAVAASVSTALAEILGGAIALNMLFGLPVKAGAVLTFLVVAFLLYTNAYRRLERIIIGFVSLIGLSFVYELTLVKIDWGLAAVSWIRPEIPDGSMLIVVSVLGAVVMPHNLFLHSEIIQSRQWNLEDEEVIRRQLDYEYFDTLFSMIVGWAINSAMILLAAATFFAHGTAVGELQQAKTMLEPLLGGGAAVVFAVALLFAGVASSITAGMAGGSIVAGLSGEPYDIRDNHTRLGIGITLAAALGLIFFIGDPFRGLIVSQVVLSLQLPFTILLLIRLTASRTVMGCHTNSRRTTLGLSAIGLLVTYLNVRLLLSLLS from the coding sequence ATGTGGAAACGCCTCCGGAACCTGTTCCGCCGGGATCTCCACCGGCCCCGCCTGGGAGCCCTGGAGATCCTGAAGTACATCGGGCCGGGGCTGCTGGTGACGGTGGGGTTCATCGATCCGGGCAACTGGGCCTCCAATGTAGCCGCCGGGGCGACTTACGGCTATACGCTGCTCTGGATGGTGACCCTCTCCACGGGGATGCTGATCCTCCTGCAGCACAACGCCGCCCACCTCGGAATCGCCACCGGGCTGTGCCTGTCCGAGGCGGCGACGGCGCACCTGAAGCCCGCCCTCTCCCGGGGAGTCCTGGCCACGGCGGTTGCAGCATCGGTGTCCACCGCCCTGGCGGAGATCCTGGGAGGGGCCATCGCCCTGAACATGCTCTTCGGCCTGCCGGTGAAGGCCGGGGCGGTCCTGACCTTCCTCGTGGTCGCCTTTCTTCTCTATACCAACGCCTATCGGCGGCTGGAACGAATCATCATCGGCTTCGTCTCCCTCATCGGCCTGTCTTTCGTCTATGAGCTGACCCTGGTCAAAATCGACTGGGGCCTGGCGGCCGTGAGCTGGATCCGGCCGGAGATCCCCGACGGCTCCATGCTGATCGTCGTGAGCGTCCTCGGGGCCGTGGTCATGCCCCACAACCTGTTCCTGCACTCCGAGATCATCCAGAGCCGCCAGTGGAACCTGGAAGACGAGGAGGTCATCCGGCGCCAGCTCGATTATGAATACTTCGATACCCTCTTCTCGATGATCGTGGGCTGGGCCATCAACAGCGCGATGATTCTTCTTGCCGCCGCCACGTTTTTTGCCCACGGAACCGCTGTGGGGGAGCTCCAGCAGGCGAAGACGATGCTGGAACCCCTGCTGGGCGGCGGTGCAGCGGTCGTTTTCGCCGTTGCACTCCTGTTCGCCGGCGTCGCCTCGAGCATCACCGCCGGCATGGCCGGCGGATCCATCGTTGCGGGCCTTTCCGGTGAGCCCTACGACATCCGGGACAACCACACCCGCCTGGGGATCGGAATCACACTGGCGGCGGCGCTGGGGCTCATCTTCTTCATTGGCGACCCTTTTCGCGGGTTGATCGTCTCGCAGGTGGTGCTCAGCCTCCAGCTCCCATTCACGATTCTTCTCCTGATCCGCCTGACGGCATCCCGGACCGTGATGGGATGCCACACCAACTCCCGGAGAACCACGCTGGGGTTGTCCGCGATCGGTCTCCTCGTGACATATCTGAATGTGCGCCTGCTGCTGTCCCTGCTTTCCTGA
- a CDS encoding J domain-containing protein yields the protein MNALVPVKKKANEKKINRCLSCGTTENMGRKRYCSADCRLRLRLKLDMRTGLIQALNTRYATFYFSDRLIIMDLLPYGSNEVFSFFHPRTPGQNPADAFSRMANLLGDIWWAEKRRTNKRYMASRMVLEQAIRNDWTGTFRPEEIRIPAVRGISLVHLKLDRASLESADVQEVIKNAYRRQAKAHHPDRGGDAEAFRRIHTAYEDLLTWTENPTFLKKRGFPDKWFYDGYRNKWLQPSRLQRTRVL from the coding sequence ATGAATGCGCTGGTGCCGGTCAAAAAGAAGGCAAACGAGAAGAAAATCAACCGCTGCCTGTCCTGCGGGACAACGGAAAACATGGGGCGGAAGCGGTACTGCTCCGCCGACTGCCGGCTGCGCCTCCGTTTGAAGCTGGACATGAGAACCGGCCTCATCCAGGCCCTGAATACCCGCTATGCCACGTTCTATTTTTCCGACCGGCTCATCATCATGGACCTCCTGCCCTACGGGTCCAACGAGGTCTTCAGCTTCTTCCACCCCCGCACGCCCGGGCAGAATCCCGCAGATGCCTTCAGCCGCATGGCGAACCTCCTGGGGGACATCTGGTGGGCCGAGAAGCGCCGGACGAACAAGCGTTACATGGCGTCCCGGATGGTTCTCGAACAGGCCATCCGCAACGACTGGACGGGGACATTCCGGCCGGAGGAAATCCGGATTCCCGCCGTCCGCGGCATCTCGCTGGTCCACCTGAAACTGGACCGGGCCAGCCTCGAATCCGCCGACGTCCAGGAGGTCATCAAGAACGCCTACCGGAGGCAGGCCAAGGCCCACCATCCCGATAGGGGGGGGGATGCCGAGGCCTTCCGCCGGATCCACACGGCCTACGAGGACCTCCTGACCTGGACGGAGAACCCGACATTCCTGAAGAAGCGGGGATTTCCGGACAAATGGTTCTATGACGGATACCGGAACAAGTGGCTCCAGCCCTCCCGGCTCCAGCGCACGCGCGTGCTCTGA
- a CDS encoding DUF3141 domain-containing protein, whose amino-acid sequence MEKEKHPEAFTGRTDAHKDAWEYWTDAWQRSVLFLDVMRKRGNAYVDHLKDGQPPVLTFRYEMILDGRHFKRPVNYALVRIVDRRAEEEQRKIRNERRAGTYVKVLPKRPIIIIDPRAGHGPGIGGSKRDSEIGMALTNGHPVYFILFFTEPMPGQTLADVEDAEVMFVEEVLARHPNLDKPAIMGNCQAGWAAALLCADRPDLVGPLVLNGAPLSYWAGVEGANPMRYKGGLGGGVWMNTFLSDLGNGKFDGANLVANFESLNPANTYWSKQYNLYSQIDSEEERYLKFERWWGGFFMMNSEEIHFIVNNLFVGNKLERGDLELREGQKLSLKHIRSPILVFASRGDNITPPQQALGWITRVYESAEDIRRHGQVIVYIVHSDIGHLGIFVSGAVAQREHKEIIGNFDMIEYLAPGLYEMVIDEGNGSLGKTDFKPRFEERTFEDIYALGTEGVKEEEDFQVVKAVSEWNDTLYRTFVRPWLQMTVNDLSAEIFKQMHPLRFQRYIFSDLNPAVRPVKALADMVRKTRRPVSPDNPFVAIEKQMNEGAVDALNLYRDTRDRHQETLFRMIYGREFLHQAFLDGRQDLCDPSKDMPASCVPEEIEKAFESGGHAEGLIRVMMAVTMADRVFDRTEYAAAEKVALSHPIFSEIRPAVFKDIVKRQAMVLQADKKRALAALGKLIRKEEDRREALALGRQIADADGHFSRTEKAILEKIRQELGIAGKAVA is encoded by the coding sequence ATGGAAAAGGAAAAACATCCCGAGGCCTTCACAGGCCGGACAGACGCGCACAAGGATGCCTGGGAATACTGGACGGACGCATGGCAGCGTTCGGTCCTTTTCCTGGACGTCATGCGAAAGCGCGGGAACGCCTATGTCGATCATCTCAAGGATGGCCAGCCGCCCGTCCTCACCTTCCGGTACGAGATGATTCTCGATGGCCGCCACTTCAAAAGGCCGGTGAATTATGCCCTGGTGCGCATCGTCGACCGGCGGGCCGAGGAGGAGCAGCGAAAAATCAGGAATGAGCGGCGGGCCGGGACTTACGTCAAGGTCCTCCCCAAGCGGCCCATCATCATTATCGACCCACGGGCCGGTCACGGGCCGGGGATCGGCGGCTCCAAGAGGGATTCGGAAATCGGCATGGCCCTTACCAATGGCCATCCGGTCTACTTCATCCTCTTTTTCACGGAGCCGATGCCCGGGCAGACACTGGCCGACGTGGAGGATGCCGAGGTCATGTTCGTAGAGGAAGTACTGGCGCGCCATCCGAACCTGGACAAGCCGGCCATCATGGGCAACTGCCAGGCGGGATGGGCGGCGGCGCTCCTGTGTGCCGACCGGCCGGACCTCGTAGGACCACTCGTTCTCAACGGTGCGCCCCTTTCCTACTGGGCCGGCGTCGAGGGCGCGAACCCCATGCGCTACAAGGGCGGTCTTGGCGGAGGGGTCTGGATGAATACCTTCCTCAGCGACCTGGGGAACGGCAAGTTCGACGGGGCCAACCTGGTTGCCAATTTCGAGTCTCTCAATCCGGCGAATACATACTGGAGCAAACAGTACAATCTCTACTCCCAGATTGACTCGGAAGAGGAGCGCTACCTCAAGTTCGAGCGCTGGTGGGGCGGCTTCTTCATGATGAACAGTGAAGAGATCCACTTCATCGTCAACAACCTCTTCGTGGGCAACAAGCTGGAACGGGGCGACCTGGAACTCCGGGAGGGGCAGAAATTGAGCCTCAAGCACATCCGCAGTCCCATCCTGGTCTTTGCCTCCCGGGGGGACAACATCACGCCGCCCCAGCAGGCCCTGGGCTGGATCACCCGGGTGTATGAATCGGCGGAGGACATCCGGCGGCACGGCCAGGTGATCGTTTACATCGTCCATTCCGACATCGGCCATCTGGGCATCTTCGTCTCCGGTGCCGTCGCCCAGAGGGAGCACAAGGAGATCATCGGCAATTTCGACATGATCGAATACCTTGCCCCGGGACTTTACGAGATGGTCATCGACGAGGGGAACGGCAGCCTCGGCAAGACGGACTTTAAGCCCCGCTTCGAGGAGCGGACCTTCGAAGACATCTACGCCCTGGGGACCGAAGGGGTCAAAGAGGAGGAAGACTTCCAGGTGGTCAAGGCCGTCTCGGAATGGAATGACACCCTATACAGGACGTTCGTCCGGCCGTGGCTCCAGATGACCGTCAACGACCTGTCCGCGGAGATCTTCAAGCAGATGCATCCGCTGCGTTTTCAGAGGTACATCTTTTCAGACCTGAACCCCGCCGTCCGGCCTGTGAAGGCCCTTGCCGACATGGTCCGGAAGACGCGGCGCCCCGTTTCCCCCGACAATCCGTTCGTGGCGATTGAAAAGCAGATGAACGAAGGAGCCGTGGATGCGCTGAACCTCTACCGGGATACCCGGGACCGCCACCAGGAAACGCTCTTCCGCATGATCTACGGCCGGGAGTTTCTCCACCAGGCGTTTCTCGACGGGCGGCAAGACCTTTGCGATCCCTCGAAAGACATGCCGGCGTCCTGCGTTCCCGAGGAGATCGAGAAGGCCTTCGAGAGCGGGGGCCATGCCGAGGGGCTGATCCGGGTCATGATGGCCGTCACAATGGCCGATCGGGTCTTCGACCGGACCGAGTACGCCGCCGCCGAGAAGGTTGCCCTGTCCCATCCGATCTTCAGTGAAATCAGGCCGGCCGTATTCAAGGATATCGTGAAGCGGCAGGCCATGGTGCTTCAGGCCGACAAGAAGCGGGCCCTCGCTGCCCTGGGTAAGCTGATCCGGAAGGAGGAGGATCGGCGGGAGGCCCTGGCTCTGGGCAGGCAGATCGCCGATGCGGACGGTCATTTTTCGAGGACGGAAAAGGCGATCCTGGAGAAAATCCGTCAGGAACTGGGGATCGCGGGAAAAGCGGTGGCTTGA
- a CDS encoding DUF2254 domain-containing protein: MIVDYAFLFQNLGNLSQVSTTALAVSITVVAIIVELAATRYSPKISDLFLKNGVNIAVMSFFIFIIVFNVWIMVPRLDPASTAIKAVIWSYLILLTVSFVIIIPYLFFVFHFLRPDSIIRSLERSARGHLRAARRNPLHLAEARRRFLDTVEQIGDIGVKSIASMDRSLGLSCISALQRILTHYLKVKREYPPHWHMMESGSFYGFCHDSIARIEATNTWTEMAVLKQYEFILTTAAGSIREMVQEISNAMGEIATSAAVENLEESVELIVAYFNTFLRIGHNARDQYGIFNILNQYRMFAEHMMDRDVKRTLEIAAYFRYYALLAVAAGLPFIMVTASSDLRILNEKAYERGFAGRRELLDIFLTLDKEPETAVDEIAFLGVRKSQAILAGFYLGHGEEELARHIWRDMRHEPPERLAAIRDEILALDRERYWEVTDRWVNFDYVPPKQKDRVREFFSWFEGSGPVTT; the protein is encoded by the coding sequence ATGATCGTCGATTATGCCTTTCTCTTCCAGAACCTGGGAAACCTCTCCCAAGTCTCCACGACTGCGCTCGCGGTGTCCATCACGGTGGTGGCCATCATCGTCGAGCTGGCCGCCACGCGCTATTCCCCGAAAATCAGCGACCTCTTCCTGAAAAACGGCGTGAACATCGCCGTCATGAGCTTCTTCATCTTCATCATCGTCTTCAACGTCTGGATCATGGTGCCAAGGCTGGATCCGGCCTCGACGGCCATCAAGGCAGTTATCTGGTCCTACCTGATTCTGCTCACCGTCAGTTTTGTCATCATCATTCCCTACCTGTTCTTCGTCTTTCACTTCCTGCGTCCCGACAGCATCATCCGTTCCCTGGAGAGGTCAGCCCGCGGTCATTTGCGGGCCGCCCGCCGGAATCCGCTGCATCTGGCGGAGGCGCGGCGGAGATTCCTGGACACAGTGGAGCAGATCGGCGACATCGGTGTCAAATCCATTGCGAGCATGGACCGCTCGCTGGGACTGTCCTGCATCAGCGCCCTCCAGAGGATCCTGACCCACTACCTGAAAGTCAAGCGGGAGTACCCGCCCCACTGGCACATGATGGAATCGGGCAGCTTTTATGGATTCTGCCACGATTCCATTGCCCGGATCGAGGCCACGAATACCTGGACGGAGATGGCCGTCCTGAAACAGTATGAGTTCATCCTGACCACCGCGGCGGGATCCATCCGGGAAATGGTCCAGGAGATCTCCAACGCCATGGGGGAAATCGCCACATCCGCTGCAGTGGAGAACCTGGAGGAGTCCGTCGAGCTGATCGTGGCCTATTTCAACACCTTTCTCCGCATCGGCCACAACGCCAGGGACCAGTACGGGATCTTCAACATCCTGAACCAGTATCGGATGTTCGCCGAGCACATGATGGACCGGGACGTGAAGCGGACCCTGGAGATCGCCGCCTACTTCCGCTATTACGCCCTCCTGGCCGTGGCGGCCGGACTGCCCTTTATCATGGTCACGGCATCCAGCGACCTCAGGATTCTCAACGAGAAGGCCTATGAACGGGGATTTGCGGGTCGCCGGGAGCTCCTTGACATCTTTCTGACCCTGGACAAGGAGCCGGAAACGGCCGTCGACGAGATCGCGTTCCTGGGCGTCCGGAAGAGCCAGGCCATCCTGGCGGGTTTTTACCTGGGACACGGGGAAGAGGAACTGGCGAGGCATATCTGGCGGGACATGCGGCACGAACCGCCGGAGCGGCTGGCCGCCATCCGCGACGAAATCCTGGCCCTGGACAGGGAACGCTACTGGGAGGTCACGGACCGCTGGGTTAATTTCGACTACGTTCCGCCAAAACAGAAGGACAGGGTCCGCGAGTTCTTCAGCTGGTTCGAGGGTTCCGGCCCCGTAACGACATGA
- a CDS encoding response regulator: protein MPLAGRNSESRCLMNPENKALHDISLLYVEDEEYTLEAVGELLKNKVTEINLAKNGREGLHCFKERHPDIVVTDIRMPVMSGLEMAREIRSLSPRTEIIVTSAHDDTRYLLDAIDINISQYVIKPIAKERLFSAIDRSTHNIFLERMVNEKREILEELVQDRTMELEKTGEALDASLKKLRKAMEAVIQAMTLVVESRDPYTAGHQRKVANLSRSIAEEMGLAPDRTDGIHMAGVVHDIGKISVPAEILSKPAALSELELRLIRTHSEAGHCILKEIDFPWPIAEIILQHHERLDGSGYPRGLTGDGIMLEARIIAVADVVDAIASHRPYRPAMGIERALEEIAQYRGTRFDPYVVDACLRVFREDGYRLI, encoded by the coding sequence ATGCCCCTGGCGGGGCGGAATTCCGAATCGAGGTGCCTTATGAATCCTGAGAACAAAGCGTTGCACGACATTTCCCTCCTCTACGTGGAAGACGAGGAATACACCCTGGAAGCGGTGGGCGAACTCCTGAAAAACAAGGTCACCGAAATCAATCTTGCAAAAAACGGGAGAGAGGGCCTGCACTGTTTCAAGGAGCGGCATCCCGATATCGTCGTCACGGACATTCGCATGCCCGTTATGAGCGGCCTGGAAATGGCCAGGGAAATCCGCTCCTTGTCTCCACGGACGGAAATCATCGTCACCTCGGCGCACGACGATACGAGATATCTCCTGGACGCCATCGACATCAACATCAGCCAGTACGTGATAAAGCCCATCGCCAAGGAGCGCCTTTTCTCGGCCATCGACCGCAGCACCCACAATATTTTCCTGGAGCGGATGGTCAATGAAAAAAGGGAGATACTGGAGGAACTCGTCCAGGACCGGACGATGGAGCTCGAGAAAACCGGTGAGGCTCTGGACGCCAGCCTGAAGAAGCTGAGAAAGGCAATGGAAGCGGTGATCCAGGCTATGACTCTGGTAGTTGAATCAAGGGATCCCTACACGGCTGGACATCAGAGGAAGGTGGCAAACCTGTCCCGCTCCATTGCGGAGGAAATGGGACTGGCCCCGGACAGGACCGATGGGATTCACATGGCCGGCGTGGTTCATGACATCGGGAAGATCTCCGTCCCGGCGGAAATCCTCAGCAAGCCCGCCGCTCTATCCGAACTCGAACTGCGCCTGATCCGGACCCATTCGGAGGCCGGCCACTGCATTCTGAAGGAGATCGACTTCCCCTGGCCCATCGCCGAGATCATACTCCAGCACCACGAACGCCTGGACGGCTCGGGGTATCCCCGGGGACTGACCGGAGACGGCATCATGCTGGAGGCCCGGATCATCGCCGTGGCGGACGTGGTCGACGCCATCGCCTCCCATCGCCCCTACCGGCCGGCCATGGGCATCGAGCGGGCGCTGGAAGAGATCGCTCAATACCGGGGAACCCGCTTCGATCCTTATGTCGTCGATGCCTGCCTGAGGGTTTTCCGGGAAGACGGGTATCGGTTGATCTGA
- a CDS encoding sensor histidine kinase yields the protein MKHCIPSPILLKVFAYLTLTGIVPLILFGIISYNVSLHAMNQSIHDLTRMTMSAKMNYLELVMDEVESLMANVAGHDDITAVLKEDREEKSPFNKLSTQAKIGYILSGYLNLRGLVSIDIFSLSGTHYHVGDTLNVENTKLERKESLFEAARASSRPVYWAGIEENVNVHSAHPRVITAVRILKTMNMQRLAEEPLGLLIVNYDARHFHDSFMQDTPRSQTYMVIDRKSRIVFHPDRTLIGTSVNPDFTADLLKQKPMVPFRDRIGDHDYSATYRLSGKSGWILLSLTPEREIATALAGIRHNTLAIAAACFVLCLIFSILLYRNIVRPVKKMTDLFRRIQNGTIRPGVRLEETSRDEIGDLILWFNTFLRNLEEKKEIDRKLKEKQQELEELNRTLEERVQEELQKNREKDALLITQSRQAAMGQMIGNIAHQWRQPLNAVGALFQLLPEAMSHGTLTSRYLDFQTKKAMDLIQFMSRTIDDFRNFFRPRKEKQSFRLQEVITSAISFLDGGFKNRGIVLALQVKDDPLLYGFPNEYAQVILNILQNALDVLIERETEYPEVTVSAFAENGKAVVVIGDNGGGIAEEYLDRVFDPYFSTKEEGKGTGIGLYMSKTIIEQSMAGTLSARNAPGGAEFRIEVPYES from the coding sequence ATGAAACACTGCATTCCATCCCCCATTCTGCTCAAGGTCTTCGCCTACCTGACCCTGACCGGCATCGTCCCGCTCATCCTGTTCGGGATCATCTCCTACAACGTTTCCCTTCACGCCATGAATCAATCCATCCATGATCTCACCCGGATGACGATGAGCGCCAAGATGAATTACCTGGAACTGGTCATGGACGAGGTGGAGAGCCTGATGGCGAACGTTGCCGGGCATGATGACATTACAGCCGTCCTGAAGGAAGACCGGGAGGAAAAGTCGCCGTTCAACAAGCTGTCCACCCAGGCGAAGATCGGCTACATCCTGAGCGGCTACCTGAATCTGCGGGGTCTCGTCTCCATCGACATCTTCTCCCTGTCCGGAACGCACTATCACGTCGGCGACACGCTGAACGTCGAAAACACGAAACTGGAACGGAAGGAGTCCCTGTTCGAGGCCGCCCGCGCCTCATCCCGGCCGGTCTACTGGGCGGGCATCGAGGAAAACGTGAACGTCCATTCGGCGCATCCCCGCGTCATCACGGCGGTCCGCATCCTGAAGACCATGAACATGCAGAGACTCGCCGAAGAACCGCTGGGCCTTCTGATCGTGAATTACGACGCCCGGCACTTTCATGACAGCTTCATGCAGGATACACCGCGCTCCCAGACCTACATGGTGATCGACAGAAAGTCCCGGATCGTCTTTCACCCCGACCGGACACTCATCGGGACCTCGGTGAACCCGGACTTCACGGCGGACCTCCTGAAGCAGAAGCCGATGGTTCCATTCCGCGACCGGATCGGCGACCATGATTACTCCGCCACATATCGCCTCTCCGGAAAGAGCGGATGGATCCTCCTGAGCCTGACGCCGGAACGGGAAATCGCCACCGCGCTGGCCGGAATCCGCCACAACACCCTGGCCATCGCAGCGGCCTGCTTCGTTCTGTGTCTTATTTTCTCCATCCTGCTGTACCGGAACATCGTCCGCCCCGTGAAGAAAATGACCGATCTGTTCAGGAGAATTCAGAACGGAACGATCCGGCCCGGTGTCCGGCTGGAGGAGACTTCCCGCGACGAGATCGGAGACCTGATTCTCTGGTTCAACACCTTCCTCCGCAACCTGGAAGAAAAGAAGGAGATCGACCGGAAACTCAAGGAAAAGCAGCAGGAACTGGAGGAACTCAACCGGACCCTCGAAGAACGCGTCCAGGAGGAGCTGCAGAAAAACCGGGAAAAGGATGCTCTCCTCATCACCCAGTCCAGGCAGGCCGCCATGGGACAGATGATCGGAAACATCGCCCACCAGTGGCGGCAGCCCCTCAACGCCGTGGGCGCGCTGTTCCAGCTCCTGCCGGAGGCCATGAGCCACGGGACCCTCACGTCCCGTTACCTGGATTTTCAGACCAAGAAGGCGATGGACCTGATCCAGTTCATGTCCCGGACGATCGACGACTTCCGCAACTTTTTCCGGCCCCGCAAGGAGAAGCAGTCCTTCCGCCTGCAGGAGGTCATCACGAGCGCGATTTCGTTCCTCGATGGCGGATTCAAGAACCGGGGAATCGTTCTGGCTCTTCAGGTCAAGGACGATCCGCTCCTGTACGGGTTTCCGAACGAATACGCCCAGGTTATTCTGAACATCCTGCAGAACGCCCTGGACGTGCTGATCGAGCGGGAAACCGAATATCCGGAAGTCACCGTCTCCGCTTTTGCGGAGAACGGGAAGGCCGTGGTCGTCATCGGCGACAACGGCGGCGGCATCGCCGAGGAATACCTGGACCGGGTCTTCGATCCGTATTTTTCAACCAAGGAAGAAGGAAAAGGGACCGGCATCGGCCTGTACATGTCGAAGACGATCATCGAACAAAGCATGGCGGGAACACTCTCCGCCCGCAATGCCCCTGGCGGGGCGGAATTCCGAATCGAGGTGCCTTATGAATCCTGA